One genomic window of Micromonospora sp. WMMD1128 includes the following:
- a CDS encoding histidine kinase, producing MIRPRLSGPVRSRLVDLGLVAAAALAALVIAGEAEESGRLAGDALVAALGLAVLGAVALWWRRRFPVAVAVLLTLVLAGTDLAVVAVLVAVWTVSAHRSWSVAATTVGVGLLVYVPYSVMRPAPDLSAFGANVLYLALILVALVAGSTARIRREAIGVLRERAERAEAEANERAERLRVQERHRIAGEMHDVLAHRISLVSLQASALEVRTDLPAEVTGAAAAIWQQSHDALEDLRGILDVLRAGGDGVGLRPQPGLADLDRLFAEGRSVGAVVHVDRRVTGEPSDVVGRTVYRLVQEGLTNARKHAPGAPVDVLVDRSGTGELWVRLRNPLVSGPGTGVPGSHSGLLGLAERVELAGGRLSYGVQRVPEGGVVFQLEAWLPWPT from the coding sequence GTGATCCGTCCCCGCCTGAGCGGACCGGTGCGCAGCCGCCTCGTCGACCTCGGTCTCGTGGCGGCTGCCGCGCTCGCCGCCCTGGTCATCGCCGGTGAGGCCGAGGAGAGCGGGCGGTTGGCCGGGGACGCGCTGGTCGCGGCGCTGGGTCTGGCCGTGCTCGGCGCGGTGGCGCTGTGGTGGCGCCGCCGCTTCCCGGTGGCCGTCGCCGTGCTGCTCACGCTGGTGCTGGCCGGCACCGACCTGGCCGTCGTCGCGGTCCTGGTCGCGGTCTGGACGGTGAGCGCGCACCGTAGCTGGTCCGTCGCCGCGACAACCGTCGGCGTCGGTCTGCTGGTCTACGTCCCCTACTCGGTGATGCGGCCCGCCCCGGACCTGAGCGCCTTCGGCGCCAACGTGCTCTACCTGGCGTTGATCCTGGTCGCGCTGGTGGCGGGCAGCACCGCCCGGATCCGGCGGGAGGCGATCGGGGTGCTGCGCGAGCGGGCCGAGCGCGCCGAGGCCGAGGCGAACGAGCGGGCCGAGCGCCTGCGCGTGCAGGAGCGGCACCGCATCGCCGGCGAGATGCACGACGTGCTGGCCCACCGGATCTCGCTGGTCAGCCTGCAGGCCAGCGCCCTGGAGGTCCGGACCGACCTGCCGGCCGAGGTGACCGGGGCGGCGGCGGCGATCTGGCAGCAGTCGCACGACGCGCTGGAGGACCTGCGGGGGATCCTGGACGTGCTGCGGGCCGGCGGTGACGGGGTCGGCCTGCGCCCGCAGCCCGGCCTGGCCGACCTGGACCGGCTCTTCGCCGAGGGCCGCAGCGTCGGCGCCGTCGTGCACGTCGACCGGCGGGTCACCGGGGAGCCGTCCGACGTGGTCGGACGGACGGTCTACCGGCTCGTGCAGGAGGGCCTGACCAACGCGCGCAAGCACGCCCCGGGTGCGCCGGTGGACGTGCTGGTGGACCGCTCCGGGACCGGCGAGCTGTGGGTGCGGCTGCGCAACCCGTTGGTCAGCGGGCCCGGGACCGGGGTTCCGGGCAGCCACTCCGGCCTGCTCGGCCTCGCCGAGCGGGTCGAGCTGGCCGGCGGTCGCCTCTCGTACGGCGTGCAGCGTGTCCCGGAGGGCGGCGTGGTCTTCCAACTGGAAGCCTGGCTACCGTGGCCGACGTGA